A window from Mangifera indica cultivar Alphonso chromosome 2, CATAS_Mindica_2.1, whole genome shotgun sequence encodes these proteins:
- the LOC123207756 gene encoding RING-H2 finger protein ATL51-like codes for MSSSNDNSRNPWAPYDSYKDCSQGICSVYCPQWCYIIFPPPPHFTLQDDSGTDFSPLIIALIGILASAFILVSYYAIISKFFQRRDHGGSVTQLNDQIIRNETPHRAANVGLDEGFIKSITVCKYKRDDGLVESTDCSVCLSEFQEDESVRLLPKCNHAFHLPCIDTWLKSNSSCPLCRVNITASTSIFPTQETSPHLNDGETSISVNQLRCQQRNQGVLVIHDPEEAVVSRQNVFEDGIHPIRRSVSMNFCVSRGPILVADILRSSEDDDGFQMESSIDKNSTTVVRCRHSLQRCVSTGRFMFTGYGITGNSIIPN; via the coding sequence ATGAGTAGTTCTAATGACAATTCTCGAAATCCTTGGGCTCCCTATGATTCTTACAAAGATTGCTCTCAAGGAATTTGTAGCGTTTATTGTCCCCAATGGTGCTACATCATTTTCCCCCCACCCCCTCATTTTACTCTTCAAGATGATTCCGGGACTGATTTTTCTCCTCTCATTATCGCACTTATCGGCATTCTGGCAAGTGCTTTTATCCTGGTAAGTTACTATGCCATAATCTCTAAGTTCTTCCAGCGACGAGACCACGGTGGGAGTGTTACACAATTAAACGATCAAATAATCAGGAATGAAACTCCCCATCGAGCTGCTAATGTGGGATTAGATGAGGGTTTTATAAAGTCCATTACGGTGTGCAAGTATAAGAGAGATGATGGATTAGTTGAAAGCACAGATTGTTCAGTTTGTTTAAGTGAATTTCAAGAAGATGAGAGCGTAAGGTTATTGCCAAAGTGTAATCATGCCTTTCATCTTCCTTGTATTGACACTTGGTTAAAGTCTAACTCAAGTTGCCCTCTCTGTCGTGTAAATATTACTGCATCTACCAGTATTTTCCCCACCCAGGAAACTTCTCCACATTTAAATGATGGTGAAACAAGTATTTCTGTGAATCAATTGCGATGCCAACAGAGAAATCAGGGCGTTTTAGTGATCCATGACCCAGAGGAAGCTGTTGTTTCAAGACAAAACGTATTTGAAGATGGGATTCATCCAATTAGAAGGTCAGTTTCAATGAATTTTTGTGTTTCTAGAGGCCCTATTTTGGTTGCTGATATATTACGCAGTAGTGAAGATGATGATGGGTTTCAAATGGAAAGTAGCATAGATAAGAATAGCACAACAGTTGTTAGGTGTCGTCATTCATTACAAAGATGTGTTTCAACTGGTAGATTCATGTTCACAGGGTATGGGATTACTGGGAATTCTATTATCCCCAAttag